From a single Thermothielavioides terrestris NRRL 8126 chromosome 1, complete sequence genomic region:
- a CDS encoding glycoside hydrolase family 2 protein (CAZy_ID 269921), giving the protein MAQGDTAAALPQEVRSPDAPAPYRTCQDHMFPPATPDWNNLKVLHRNTLPPRAHFFLYGSRDDALSRDVSRSKSQLLSGQWLFHLSKSPLVGPTDFHQHTPSELASKHGWAGQTIRVPGMWQLQGYGRGPQYTNINFPFPVDPPRVPIDDNECGRYATAFTLGPQDRDHQLRLRFEGVDSAFTVWVNHREVGYSQGSRNPSEFDVTPFVRCPGVNYVHVEVYQRCDGSYIEDQDQWWLSGIFRDVWLHKFPATHFEDIHVQTVLDDDYRDATLLVEVKINSDANVTLSLLDADGSAIANQTRAAKKGSVRFELRVKNPHKWTAETPYLYQLVLSMPGCALAERVGFRRVELLDGVFSVNGKPVKLRGVNRHEHHPDYGRAVPYDFLKADLIQMKQHNINAIRTSHYINDPRLYELADELGLWILDECDLECHGLFVVGGNGTAFTSDNPEWEEAYLDRARQMVMRDFNRPCVILWSLGNESGYGRNHHAMYKFIKSLDKSRLIHYEGDWNAQSADILSRMYHSVGDTEAYAKDRNWDKPLVLCEYVHAMGNGPGAIKEYIDLFYRYPRLMGGFVWEWANHGLRAKTKDGREYMAYGGDFGDEPNDYNFVMDGLCLSNHTPGPGLIEYKKAIEPVQTLGVEKGDKVRIVNRYDFVTLDHLECWWSIVSDNANITPYQRVAIPKGVRPHTEALLHIPGLDYHRSADSHLNLKFVLAGATAWCEAGHIIATGEIQLTRPASLQLQRRIAGRQPQRLLVEMNNDSLLSITSSDGPSWKFDLARGALVSWQRPSPDPGRLSAPNILSEPLLFDIYRAQTDNDRGCDFGRNWRDRRLHQAKQHLIQSSWQTHDNGVVQVTVKSRIAPPVLNWALEITATYYFLDDAVAIRAHAKPTGNLLPRAWGRLGLVTAIKGCDQVRWFGRGPGEGYRDRKLSQLVGRWELPVDELVTDYEFPQENGNRTDVRWVEFLTSPSPAGGDKKRPAPQPQRLLRARYGDFEGASFSVLPYSAADLEAAQHPYELHDRRRSDRVVHLDWMHHGLGTGSCGPETLPQYTLDAWKEYDLEVLLD; this is encoded by the exons ATGGCACAAGGAGACACGGCCGCCGCACTCCCGCAAGAGGTTCGCAGCCCCGATGCGCCGGCACCCTACCGGACATGCCAGGACCACATGTTCCCACCGGCCACCCCGGACTGGAACAACCTCAAGGTCCTCCATCGGAACAccttgccgccgcgcgcccaCTTCTTCCTGTACGGCAGCCGTGATGACGCCTTGTCACGCGATGTGTCCCGCTCCAAGAGCCAGCTCCTCTCTGGCCAGTGGCTGTTCCACCTCTCCAAGTCGCCCCTGGTAGGGCCCACCGACTTCCACCAGCACACGCCCTCCGAGCTGGCCTCGAAGCATGGCTGGGCTGGACAGACGATCCGGGTCCCGGGCATGTGGCAGCTGCAGGGCTACGGAAGAGGTCCCCAGTACACCAATATCAACTTCCCCTTCCCGGTCGACCCGCCCCGCGTGCCGATTGATGACAATGAATGCGGCCGCTACGCGACGGCTTTCACCCTCGGCCCTCAGGACAGAGACCATCAGCTGCGCCTCCGCTTCGAGGGAGTGGACTCTGCCTTTACCGTGTGGGTGAACCATCGCGAGGTTGGCTATTCCCAAGGGTCCAGGAATCCAAGTGAATTCGACGTCACCCCCTTTGTCCGCTGCCCGGGCGTCAACTATGTGCATGTCGAGGTGTACCAGCGTTGTGATGGCAGTTACATTGAAGACCAG GACCAATGGTGGCTGAGCGGTATTTTCCGCGACGTGTGGCTGCACAAGTTCCCAGCGACGCACTTCGAGGACATCCACGTGCAGACGGTTTTGGATGACGACTACCGAGATGCGACCTTGCTTGTTGAGGTCAAGATCAACTCCGACGCCAACGTCACGCTGAGCCTTCTGGACGCGGATGGATCGGCGATCGCCAACCAGACCCGGGCCGCAAAGAAGGGCTCCGTCAGATTCGAGTTACGGGTCAAAAACCCGCACAAATGGACCGCCGAGACCCCCTACCTCTACCAGCTGGTGCTCTCCATGCCAGGTTGCGCCCTAGCCGAGAGGGTTGGCTTCCGCCGGGTGGAGCTGTTAGATGGCGTTTTCAGTGTCAATGGGAAGCCCGTCAAGTTGAGGGGCGTCAACAGACACGAGCACCATCCCGACTATGGCCGTGCAGTTCCTTACGACTTCCTCAAGGCGGACCTGATCCAGATGAAGCAGCACAACATCAATGCCATTCGGACGTCCCATTACATCAACGATCCGAGACTCTACGAGCTTGCTGACGAGTTGGGACTGTGGATTTTGGATGAATG TGATCTAGAGTGCCATGGGCTGTTCGTGGTCGGAGGCAATGGCACCGCGTTCACTTCCGACAACCCTGAATGGGAAGAGGCCTACCTCGATCGTGCCCGGCAGATGGTCATGCGCGACTTCAACCGCCCCTGTGTCATTCTCTGGTCTCTCGGCAACGAGTCCGGATACGGGCGGAACCACCATGCGATGTACAAGTTCATCAAAAGCCTCGACAAGAGCCGTCTGATCCACTATGAGGGCGACTGGAACGCTCAGTCAGCCGACATCCTTAGCAGAATGTACCATTCGGTCGGAGATACCGAAGCGTACGCGAAGGACCGAAACTGGGACAAACCTCTCGTCCTGTGCGAATACGTCCACGCCATGGGCAACGGCCCAGGGGCCATCAAGGAGTACATCGACCTCTTTTACCGCTATCCTCGCTTGATGGGCGGTTTCGTGTGGGAGTGGGCGAATCAT GGCCTCAGAGCGAAGACAAAGGACGGCAGAGAGTATATGGCATACGGTGGTGACTTTGGCGATGAGCCTAATGATTACAACTTTGTTATGGATGGGCTATGCCTCTCGAACCACACACCCGGCCCCGGTCTCATCGAGTACAAGAAAGCGATTGAGCCTGTCCAAACGCTCGGCGTGGAGAAAGGCGACAAAGTGCGCATCGTGAACCGGTACGACTTTGTGACCCTTGATCATCTCGAGTGCTGGTGGTCAATCGTCTCGGACAACGCAAACATCACGCCCTACCAGCGTGTGGCAATCCCTAAGG GCGTAAGACCTCACACCGAAGCTTTGCTGCACATCCCCGGCCTCGACTACCACCGCTCGGCAGACTCGCATTTGAATTTGAAGTTTGTGCTTGCAGGGGCCACTGCCTGGTGCGAGGCGGGTCACATCATCGCAACTGGGGAGATACAGTTGACCCGGCCAGCAAGCCTCCAACTCCAGCGCCGTATCGCTGGCCGACAGCCACAGCGACTCCTTGTCGAGATGAACAATGACTCCCTGCTATCTATAACTAGCAGTGATGGACCATCCTGGAAATTCGACCTCGCGCGCGGTGCCCTCGTCAGCTGGCAGCGCCCAAGTCCAGATCCAGGTCGCCTGTCCGCCCCCAACATTCTGAGCGAACCCCTCCTGTTCGACATCTACCGCGCACAAACTGACAATGACCGCGGCTGCGATTTTGGCCGCAACTGGCGAGACCGCCGTCTGCATCAGGCAAAGCAGCATCTCATCCAGTCATCCTGGCAGACGCACGACAACGGCGTCGTCCAAGTCACGGTCAAAAGCCGCATCGCACCGCCCGTTCTGAACTGGGCGCTGGAGATCACCGCCACATACTACTTCCtggacgacgccgtcgccattCGCGCGCATGCGAAACCAACCGGCAACCTCCTTCCCCGCGCCTGGGGCCGTCTCGGTCTCGTAACGGCCATCAAGGGCTGCGACCAGGTACGCTGGTTCGGGCGCGGGCCCGGCGAGGGCTACCGCGACAGGAAGCTCAGCCAGCTGGTTGGGAGGTGGGAGCTGCCTGTTGACGAGCTCGTTACGGACTACGAGTTTCCGCAGGAAAACGGGAACCGGACGGACGTGCGTTGGGTCGAGTTTCTGACGTCGCCGTCTCCTGCGGGTGGGGATAAAAAGAGGCCGGCTCCGCAGCCACAGCGTCTCCTGCGGGCGCGGTACGGGGATTTCGAGGGCGCCAGCTTCTCGGTGCTGCCGTACTCTGCAGCTGATTTGGAGGCCGCTCAGCATCCTTACGAGCTGCACGATCGCAGAAGGAGCGATCGGGTGGTCCATCTGGACTGGATGCACCATGGTCTGGGCACGGGCTCGTGCGGGCCTGAGACGCTGCCGCAGTACACGCTGGACGCGTGGAAGGAGTATGACCTTGAGGTGCTTTTGGACTAG